In Cyprinus carpio isolate SPL01 chromosome B7, ASM1834038v1, whole genome shotgun sequence, a genomic segment contains:
- the ostc gene encoding oligosaccharyltransferase complex subunit ostc, producing METLFSLPFTVLECPNIKLKKPSWLHMPSAMTVYAVVIVSYFLITGGIIYDVIVEPPSVGSMTDEHGHQRPVAFLAYRVNGQYIMEGLASSFLFTMGGLGFIILDRSNAPNIPKLNRFLLLFIGFVSVLLSFFMARVFMRMKLPGYLMG from the exons ATGGAGACTCTCTTCAGCCTACCGTTTACTGTACTGGAATGTCCGAACATCAAACTTAAAAAACCGTCATGGCTACATATGCCTTCTGCAATGACTGTATATGCCGTCGTGATTGTTTCATATTTTCTCATTACCGGTG GCATCATATATGATGTGATCGTTGAGCCTCCAAGTGTCGGATCAATGACAGATGAACACGGGCATCAGAGGCCAGTGGCTTTTCTGGCGTACAG agtgaaTGGGCAGTATATTATGGAGGGGCTGGCCTCCAGCTTTCTCTTCACCATGGGAGGCCTTGGCTTCATAATTCTGGATCGCTCTAATGCGCCCAACATTCCCAAGCTCAACCGTTTCCTTCTGCTCTTCATTGGCTTTGTCAGTGTGCTGCTGAGCTTTTTTATGGCCAGAGTCTTCATGAGAATGAAACTTCC TGGTTATCTTATGGGTTAA